From Motacilla alba alba isolate MOTALB_02 chromosome 9, Motacilla_alba_V1.0_pri, whole genome shotgun sequence, a single genomic window includes:
- the TNK2 gene encoding activated CDC42 kinase 1 isoform X8, which produces MGPGSGSPEMAARRNLAPRPPRPPLPQGSPALRAGPPRPPACSIQPTKQHQVPAPRERLSCSMQAEEGTDWLLELLTELQLQQYFLRIRDELNVTRLSHFEYVKNEDLEKIGMGRPGQRRLWEAVKRRKAMCKRKSWMSKVFSGKRPESELPPQPQSTFRKPPTPPPPEAGGQHSLTCLVRERDLSIFEKLGDGSFGVVRRGEWCTPAGKTLNVAVKCLKTDVLSQPEALDDFIREVNAMHSLDHRNLIRLYGVVLSHPMKMVTELAPLGSLLDRLRKNQGHFLISTLCQYAIQVAKGMAYLESKRFIHRDLAARNILLASNELVKIGDFGLMRALPKNDDHYVMQEHRKVPFAWCAPESLKTRTFSHASDTWMFGVTLWEMFTYGQEPWIGLNGSQILHKIDKEGERLPRPEDCPQDIYNVMLQCWAHKPEDRPTFVALRDFLVEAQPTDMRALQDFEEPDKLHIQMNDIITVIEGRAENYWWRGQNKRTLKVGQFPRNTVTSVAGLSAHDISQPLKNSFIHTGHGDTNPQHCWGFPDKIDELYLGNPLDPPDILGVDSSAARPTQLPGRAKRQPPPRPPQPTVLLTKPCYDPVSEEEEGLPGGLRKLCLKKPGTGKGLRPVKPSARVPGTKVGERQPRRLASEGPASSEVTLIDFGEEIPQGSPSPVGELTALSLAELAMEAFSLLDKTPPQSPTRALPRPLHPTPVVDWDARPLPPPPAYDDVAQDEDDIEVCSITSPPSRRGKTNYGFVDEGERGPALEDNLFLPPKETKQPSMTQTTELFEELQQECMKRLNVPLGPAAPADDKPQIPPRVPIPPRPLRRNEPGRWSGDLSPASGGEEDRPPQIPPRDPLSRPTSRTPSPMALQVGSPQQRAALCSCLSTSPGKPMPTTQSFALDPKYATPKVIQAQGKDCSKGPCILPIVKDGQKVSSTHYYLLPERPAYLDKYEKFFKEAKSPEEVAASRQVTTATVRPMVQQPLSDCKANFSSNNSNPGPKCLVKASCSLQKIVYDGPDVCRPADKIRLVQDMVHGVTTEECQAALQSHGWSIQRAVQYLKVEQLFCLGLKSRDECQQVLEKFNWNLAQASSHLLGPYSATRQKW; this is translated from the exons aggctgagctgtaGCATGCAGGCGGAGGAGGGCACGGactggctgctggagctgctcaccgagctgcagctgcagcagtacTTCCTGCGCATCCGAGACGAGCTCAACGTCACACGCCTCTCCCACTTTGAGTACGTCAAAAATGAGGATCTGGAGAAGATTGGCATGGGACGCCCCG gcCAGCGGCGGCTGTGGGAGGCAGTGAAGCGGAGGAAAGCCATGTGCAAGCGGAAATCCTGGATGAGCAAG GTGTTCAGTGGGAAGCGCCCAGAGTCGGagctgccaccccagccccagagtACCTTCCGCAAGCCTCCCACACCACCACCCCCTGAAGCTGGGGGCCAGCACTCCCTCACCTGCCTCGTGCGGGAGCGGGACCTCTCAATCTTTGAGAAGCTGGGTGACGGCTCCTTTGGTGTTGTGCGTCGCGGCGAGTGGTGCACACCTGCTGGCAAGACG CTGAATGTGGCAGTGAAGTGCCTCAAGACAGATGTGCTGAGCCAGCCGGAGGCGCTGGATGACTTCATCCGGGAGGTGAATGCCATGCACTCCCTGGACCACAGGAACCTCATCCGCCTGTATGGTGTGGTGCTCTCCCACCCCATGAAGATG GTGACAGAGCTGGCCCCACTGGGCTCCCTCCTGGACCGCCTGCGGAAGAACCAGGGCCATTTCCTCATCTCCACACTGTGCCAGTATGCCATCCAAGTGGCCAAGGGCATGGCCTACCTGGAGTCCAAGCGCTTCATCCACCGCGACCTGGCTGCCCGCAACATCCTGCTGGCCTCCAATGAGCTCGTCAAGATTGGGGACTTCGGTCTGATGCGGGCACTGCCCAAAAATGATGATCACTACGTGATGCAGGAGCATCGCAAGGTCCCCTTTGCCTG GTGTGCTCCTGAGAGCCTGAAGACACGCACCTTCTCCCACGCCAGTGACACCTGGATGTTCGGAGTGACCCTCTGGGAGATGTTCACTTATGGTCAGGAGCCTTGGATTGGCCTCAATGGCAGCCAG ATCCTGCACAAGATAGACAAGGAGGGTGAGCGGCTGCCACGGCCTGAGGACTGTCCCCAGGACATCTACAACGTCATGTTGCAGTGCTGGGCACACAAGCCCGAGGACCGACCCACCTTCGTGGCCTTGCGAGACTTCTTGGTGGAG GCTCAGCCCACTGACATGAGAGCGCTGCAGGACTTTGAGGAACCCGACAAGCTGCACATCCAGATGAACGACATCATCACGGTCATTGAGGGCAG GGCCGAGAATTACTGGTGGCGGGGTCAGAATAAACGGACCCTAAAAGTGGGCCAATTTCCCCGAAACACGGTGACCTCGGTGGCAGGGCTGTCAGCCCACGACATCAGCCAGCCACTTAAAAACAGCTTCATCCACACAGGCCATGGAGACACCAACCCGCAGCACTGCTGGGGGTTTCCCGATAAAATTGATGA GCTGTACCTGGGAAATCCCTTGGACCCTCCTGATATTTTAGGTGTGGACTCAAGTGCTGCCAGACCTACACAGCTTCCAGGGAGGGCTAAAA GGCAGCCTCCTCCACGCCCACCTCAGCCTACCGTCCTGCTCACCA AGCCTTGCTACGACCCAGTtagtgaggaggaggagggtctGCCAGGGGGTCTCCGGAAGCTCTGCCTGAAGAAgccaggcacagggaagggCCTGCGACCGGTCAAGCCATCAGCACGAGTACCGGGCACCAAGGTGGGCGAGCGGCAACCCAGACGGCTAGCAAGCGAGGGGCCAGCGAGCAGCGAGGTGACTCTCATTGACTTCGGGGAGGAAATTCCCCAGGGTAGCCCCTCTCCGGTGGGAGAGCTGACAGCCCTATCATTAGCCGAGCTGGCCATGGAGGCCTTCTCTTTGCTGGACAAGACCCCACCACAGAGCCCCACGCGGGCTCTACCTCGGCCTCTCCACCCCACGCCGGTGGTGGACTGGGATGCCCGGCCCTTGCCCCCACCGCCTGCCTACGATGACGTGGCACAGGATGAGGACGATATTGAGGTCTGCTCTATCACCAGCCCCCCGAGCCGGCGGGGAAAGACCAACTATGGCTTTGTAGATGAGGGCGAGCGGGGACCGGCACTGGAGGACAACCTCTTCCTGCCCCCCAAGGAGACCAAACAGCCCAGCATGACACAGACCACCGAGCTCTtcgaggagctgcagcaggagtgcATGAAGAGGCTCAACGTCCCTCTGGGACCGGCTGCTCCAGCTGACGACAAGCCCCAGATCCCTCCCCGCGTCCCAATCCCGCCCCGGCCCCTTCGCCGCAATGAGCCTGGGCGCTGGTCAGGGGACCTCTCCCCAGCTTCGGGGGGCGAGGAAGACCGGCCGCCCCAGATCCCCCCACGGGACCCGCTGTCCCGGCCCACTTCCCGGACACCCAGCCCCatggctctgcaggtgggctccCCTCAGCAACgtgctgccctctgctcctgcctctccaccTCACCAGGGAAGCCCATGCCCACCACGCAGAGCTTCGCCCTCGACCCTAAGTATGCCACCCCCAAGGTCATCCAGGCGCAGGGCAAGGACTGCTCCAAGGGACCTTGCATCCTGCCCATCGTGAAGGATGGGCAGAAGGTCAGCAGCACCCACTACTACCTGCTGCCCGAGCGCCCTGCCTACCTGGACAAGTATGAGAAGTTTTTCAAGGAGGCTAAAAGCCCTGAGGAGGTGGCAGCGTCCCGCCAGGTCACCACAGCCACCGTCCGTCCCATGGTGCAGCAGCCATTGTCAGACTGCAAGGCCAACTTTTCCTCCAACAACAGCAACCCTGGGCCCAAGTGCCTGGTGaaagcctcctgcagcctccagaaGATCGTTTATGATGGGCCAGATGTTTGCCGTCCTGCTGACAAGATCCGGCTG GTGCAGGACATGGTGCATGGCGTGACCACCGAGGAATGCCAGGCAGCCCTTCAGAGCCATGGCTGGAGCATCCAACGGGCTGTCCAGTACCTGAAG GtggagcagctcttctgcctggGGCTGAAGTCCCGTGATGAGTGCCAGCAGGTGCTGGAGAAGTTCAACTGGAACCTGGCACAGGCCAGCTCCCACCTCCTCGGTCCCTACAGCGCCACCCGCCAGAA GTGGTGA
- the TNK2 gene encoding activated CDC42 kinase 1 isoform X6 — MQAEEGTDWLLELLTELQLQQYFLRIRDELNVTRLSHFEYVKNEDLEKIGMGRPGQRRLWEAVKRRKAMCKRKSWMSKVFSGKRPESELPPQPQSTFRKPPTPPPPEAGGQHSLTCLVRERDLSIFEKLGDGSFGVVRRGEWCTPAGKTLNVAVKCLKTDVLSQPEALDDFIREVNAMHSLDHRNLIRLYGVVLSHPMKMVTELAPLGSLLDRLRKNQGHFLISTLCQYAIQVAKGMAYLESKRFIHRDLAARNILLASNELVKIGDFGLMRALPKNDDHYVMQEHRKVPFAWCAPESLKTRTFSHASDTWMFGVTLWEMFTYGQEPWIGLNGSQILHKIDKEGERLPRPEDCPQDIYNVMLQCWAHKPEDRPTFVALRDFLVEAQPTDMRALQDFEEPDKLHIQMNDIITVIEGRAENYWWRGQNKRTLKVGQFPRNTVTSVAGLSAHDISQPLKNSFIHTGHGDTNPQHCWGFPDKIDELYLGNPLDPPDILGVDSSAARPTQLPGRAKRQPPPRPPQPTVLLTKPCYDPVSEEEEGLPGGLRKLCLKKPGTGKGLRPVKPSARVPGTKVGERQPRRLASEGPASSEVTLIDFGEEIPQGSPSPVGELTALSLAELAMEAFSLLDKTPPQSPTRALPRPLHPTPVVDWDARPLPPPPAYDDVAQDEDDIEVCSITSPPSRRGKTNYGFVDEGERGPALEDNLFLPPKETKQPSMTQTTELFEELQQECMKRLNVPLGPAAPADDKPQIPPRVPIPPRPLRRNEPGRWSGDLSPASGGEEDRPPQIPPRDPLSRPTSRTPSPMALQVGSPQQRAALCSCLSTSPGKPMPTTQSFALDPKYATPKVIQAQGKDCSKGPCILPIVKDGQKVSSTHYYLLPERPAYLDKYEKFFKEAKSPEEVAASRQVTTATVRPMVQQPLSDCKANFSSNNSNPGPKCLVKASCSLQKIVYDGPDVCRPADKIRLVQDMVHGVTTEECQAALQSHGWSIQRAVQYLKVEQLFCLGLKSRDECQQVLEKFNWNLAQASSHLLGPYSATRQKW, encoded by the exons ATGCAGGCGGAGGAGGGCACGGactggctgctggagctgctcaccgagctgcagctgcagcagtacTTCCTGCGCATCCGAGACGAGCTCAACGTCACACGCCTCTCCCACTTTGAGTACGTCAAAAATGAGGATCTGGAGAAGATTGGCATGGGACGCCCCG gcCAGCGGCGGCTGTGGGAGGCAGTGAAGCGGAGGAAAGCCATGTGCAAGCGGAAATCCTGGATGAGCAAG GTGTTCAGTGGGAAGCGCCCAGAGTCGGagctgccaccccagccccagagtACCTTCCGCAAGCCTCCCACACCACCACCCCCTGAAGCTGGGGGCCAGCACTCCCTCACCTGCCTCGTGCGGGAGCGGGACCTCTCAATCTTTGAGAAGCTGGGTGACGGCTCCTTTGGTGTTGTGCGTCGCGGCGAGTGGTGCACACCTGCTGGCAAGACG CTGAATGTGGCAGTGAAGTGCCTCAAGACAGATGTGCTGAGCCAGCCGGAGGCGCTGGATGACTTCATCCGGGAGGTGAATGCCATGCACTCCCTGGACCACAGGAACCTCATCCGCCTGTATGGTGTGGTGCTCTCCCACCCCATGAAGATG GTGACAGAGCTGGCCCCACTGGGCTCCCTCCTGGACCGCCTGCGGAAGAACCAGGGCCATTTCCTCATCTCCACACTGTGCCAGTATGCCATCCAAGTGGCCAAGGGCATGGCCTACCTGGAGTCCAAGCGCTTCATCCACCGCGACCTGGCTGCCCGCAACATCCTGCTGGCCTCCAATGAGCTCGTCAAGATTGGGGACTTCGGTCTGATGCGGGCACTGCCCAAAAATGATGATCACTACGTGATGCAGGAGCATCGCAAGGTCCCCTTTGCCTG GTGTGCTCCTGAGAGCCTGAAGACACGCACCTTCTCCCACGCCAGTGACACCTGGATGTTCGGAGTGACCCTCTGGGAGATGTTCACTTATGGTCAGGAGCCTTGGATTGGCCTCAATGGCAGCCAG ATCCTGCACAAGATAGACAAGGAGGGTGAGCGGCTGCCACGGCCTGAGGACTGTCCCCAGGACATCTACAACGTCATGTTGCAGTGCTGGGCACACAAGCCCGAGGACCGACCCACCTTCGTGGCCTTGCGAGACTTCTTGGTGGAG GCTCAGCCCACTGACATGAGAGCGCTGCAGGACTTTGAGGAACCCGACAAGCTGCACATCCAGATGAACGACATCATCACGGTCATTGAGGGCAG GGCCGAGAATTACTGGTGGCGGGGTCAGAATAAACGGACCCTAAAAGTGGGCCAATTTCCCCGAAACACGGTGACCTCGGTGGCAGGGCTGTCAGCCCACGACATCAGCCAGCCACTTAAAAACAGCTTCATCCACACAGGCCATGGAGACACCAACCCGCAGCACTGCTGGGGGTTTCCCGATAAAATTGATGA GCTGTACCTGGGAAATCCCTTGGACCCTCCTGATATTTTAGGTGTGGACTCAAGTGCTGCCAGACCTACACAGCTTCCAGGGAGGGCTAAAA GGCAGCCTCCTCCACGCCCACCTCAGCCTACCGTCCTGCTCACCA AGCCTTGCTACGACCCAGTtagtgaggaggaggagggtctGCCAGGGGGTCTCCGGAAGCTCTGCCTGAAGAAgccaggcacagggaagggCCTGCGACCGGTCAAGCCATCAGCACGAGTACCGGGCACCAAGGTGGGCGAGCGGCAACCCAGACGGCTAGCAAGCGAGGGGCCAGCGAGCAGCGAGGTGACTCTCATTGACTTCGGGGAGGAAATTCCCCAGGGTAGCCCCTCTCCGGTGGGAGAGCTGACAGCCCTATCATTAGCCGAGCTGGCCATGGAGGCCTTCTCTTTGCTGGACAAGACCCCACCACAGAGCCCCACGCGGGCTCTACCTCGGCCTCTCCACCCCACGCCGGTGGTGGACTGGGATGCCCGGCCCTTGCCCCCACCGCCTGCCTACGATGACGTGGCACAGGATGAGGACGATATTGAGGTCTGCTCTATCACCAGCCCCCCGAGCCGGCGGGGAAAGACCAACTATGGCTTTGTAGATGAGGGCGAGCGGGGACCGGCACTGGAGGACAACCTCTTCCTGCCCCCCAAGGAGACCAAACAGCCCAGCATGACACAGACCACCGAGCTCTtcgaggagctgcagcaggagtgcATGAAGAGGCTCAACGTCCCTCTGGGACCGGCTGCTCCAGCTGACGACAAGCCCCAGATCCCTCCCCGCGTCCCAATCCCGCCCCGGCCCCTTCGCCGCAATGAGCCTGGGCGCTGGTCAGGGGACCTCTCCCCAGCTTCGGGGGGCGAGGAAGACCGGCCGCCCCAGATCCCCCCACGGGACCCGCTGTCCCGGCCCACTTCCCGGACACCCAGCCCCatggctctgcaggtgggctccCCTCAGCAACgtgctgccctctgctcctgcctctccaccTCACCAGGGAAGCCCATGCCCACCACGCAGAGCTTCGCCCTCGACCCTAAGTATGCCACCCCCAAGGTCATCCAGGCGCAGGGCAAGGACTGCTCCAAGGGACCTTGCATCCTGCCCATCGTGAAGGATGGGCAGAAGGTCAGCAGCACCCACTACTACCTGCTGCCCGAGCGCCCTGCCTACCTGGACAAGTATGAGAAGTTTTTCAAGGAGGCTAAAAGCCCTGAGGAGGTGGCAGCGTCCCGCCAGGTCACCACAGCCACCGTCCGTCCCATGGTGCAGCAGCCATTGTCAGACTGCAAGGCCAACTTTTCCTCCAACAACAGCAACCCTGGGCCCAAGTGCCTGGTGaaagcctcctgcagcctccagaaGATCGTTTATGATGGGCCAGATGTTTGCCGTCCTGCTGACAAGATCCGGCTG GTGCAGGACATGGTGCATGGCGTGACCACCGAGGAATGCCAGGCAGCCCTTCAGAGCCATGGCTGGAGCATCCAACGGGCTGTCCAGTACCTGAAG GtggagcagctcttctgcctggGGCTGAAGTCCCGTGATGAGTGCCAGCAGGTGCTGGAGAAGTTCAACTGGAACCTGGCACAGGCCAGCTCCCACCTCCTCGGTCCCTACAGCGCCACCCGCCAGAA GTGGTGA